A single Candidatus Thalassolituus haligoni DNA region contains:
- a CDS encoding cold-shock protein, with product MSKTTGVVKWFNEAKGFGFIEQENGPDVFAHFSAIASTGFKTLAEGQRVEFTVKPGQKGPQAENIVAI from the coding sequence ATGTCCAAGACAACTGGCGTAGTTAAGTGGTTCAACGAAGCAAAAGGTTTCGGTTTTATTGAACAAGAAAATGGCCCAGACGTTTTTGCTCACTTCAGCGCTATTGCTAGCACTGGCTTCAAGACTCTGGCTGAAGGCCAGCGTGTTGAATTCACTGTTAAGCCTGGCCAGAAAGGCCCACAAGCTGAAAACATCGTTGCTATCTAA
- the bktB gene encoding beta-ketothiolase BktB: MKEVVVVSGVRAAIGTYGGSLKDTAVCDMAAAMVAEAIKRAGISGDEVDQVVFGNVIHSEPRDMYVARVAAVNGGVRESAPALTLNRLCGSGLQAVITAAQQVQLGLAETVIAGGAESMSRAPYHLPTARFGQRMGDGAMIDPMVSALTCPFNYIHMGITAENVAEKYSVSRADQDAYAAQGHQRAQNAIENGYFESQILPIELKSRKGTVEFKQDEHVRMDCSVADMEKLRPAFKKDGTVTAGNASGLNDGAAALVLMEREAAEKRGLPVLGRLVDYAVHGVDPKIMGIGPVPVIRQILERQGLNANDIDVYEVNEAFAAQALAVARELKLPQERLNPNGSGIALGHPIGATGAIITVKALYELERIGGKYAMVSLCIGGGQGIAALFARD; the protein is encoded by the coding sequence ATGAAAGAAGTCGTAGTTGTCAGTGGCGTTCGCGCTGCAATCGGTACGTATGGTGGCAGTCTTAAAGATACCGCAGTCTGTGATATGGCGGCCGCGATGGTGGCAGAAGCCATCAAGCGCGCCGGTATCAGTGGCGATGAGGTTGATCAGGTGGTGTTTGGTAACGTGATTCATTCCGAACCGCGTGATATGTACGTGGCGCGAGTTGCCGCAGTGAATGGTGGTGTGCGTGAATCCGCTCCGGCACTGACGCTGAACCGCTTGTGTGGCAGCGGCTTGCAGGCGGTGATTACGGCAGCGCAGCAGGTGCAATTGGGGCTGGCAGAAACCGTGATTGCCGGTGGTGCGGAATCGATGAGCCGTGCTCCCTATCATTTGCCAACGGCCCGCTTTGGTCAACGTATGGGTGACGGTGCCATGATTGATCCGATGGTGTCGGCACTGACGTGTCCATTTAATTATATTCATATGGGTATAACGGCAGAAAACGTCGCAGAAAAATACTCGGTTTCCCGTGCTGATCAGGATGCTTATGCCGCCCAGGGTCATCAGCGTGCCCAGAATGCGATTGAAAACGGTTATTTCGAAAGCCAGATTCTGCCAATCGAGCTCAAGTCGCGTAAAGGCACGGTAGAGTTTAAACAGGACGAACACGTGCGTATGGATTGCAGCGTGGCGGATATGGAAAAGCTGCGCCCGGCGTTCAAGAAAGACGGCACGGTCACCGCTGGTAATGCCTCGGGTCTGAACGATGGCGCTGCCGCACTGGTATTGATGGAGCGTGAAGCCGCCGAAAAACGTGGCCTGCCGGTACTGGGGCGTTTGGTGGACTATGCCGTCCATGGTGTGGATCCAAAGATTATGGGGATTGGCCCGGTGCCTGTCATCCGGCAGATTCTGGAACGTCAGGGTCTGAACGCCAACGATATTGATGTGTATGAGGTGAACGAAGCCTTTGCGGCGCAAGCGCTGGCGGTAGCACGTGAATTGAAGCTGCCACAGGAGCGTTTGAACCCGAATGGCAGTGGTATCGCACTGGGGCATCCGATTGGTGCCACGGGAGCCATTATTACTGTTAAAGCCCTGTACGAATTGGAACGTATCGGCGGCAAGTATGCCATGGTGAGTTTGTGTATTGGTGGCGGTCAGGGGATTGCGGCATTGTTTGCCCGCGACTGA
- a CDS encoding mechanosensitive ion channel domain-containing protein, producing the protein MFKIILVILAVVGYAYLNHILMTFIEVQGQKRKVSLSRVFYLQKALQIALFSCLLLLIGLVVGFGYSEFTFVLSSAAALLGVALFAQWSVLSNVTASVIIFFFFPYRPGDRIRILEADCPEAVIEEITLFHLLLRTDEGYELSIPNTLVFQKAVVMSQRGDLWLSIHPAEPKRHSAVLRDDVADDAITLNQHANTAGEATR; encoded by the coding sequence ATGTTTAAAATTATTCTCGTTATCCTTGCCGTCGTAGGCTACGCCTATCTCAATCACATACTGATGACCTTTATTGAAGTTCAGGGACAAAAAAGAAAAGTCAGCCTGAGCCGGGTATTCTATTTACAGAAAGCACTGCAAATCGCCCTGTTCAGCTGTTTGTTACTCCTGATCGGCCTGGTGGTCGGGTTTGGCTATAGCGAATTTACCTTTGTCCTGTCATCAGCTGCCGCCTTGCTCGGCGTTGCCCTGTTTGCCCAGTGGTCTGTGCTTAGCAACGTCACCGCCAGTGTGATTATTTTTTTCTTCTTTCCCTATCGACCAGGAGACCGTATACGCATTCTGGAAGCGGATTGCCCCGAAGCCGTGATAGAAGAAATCACCCTGTTTCATCTGCTTTTACGCACGGATGAGGGCTATGAATTAAGTATTCCCAATACTCTGGTGTTCCAAAAAGCCGTCGTCATGTCGCAGCGCGGAGATCTCTGGCTGTCGATTCATCCTGCAGAACCCAAACGACATAGCGCGGTACTCCGGGATGATGTTGCCGACGACGCGATCACTCTGAACCAGCATGCAAATACGGCAGGAGAGGCGACCCGCTGA
- a CDS encoding electron transfer flavoprotein-ubiquinone oxidoreductase, with the protein MTQRESMAYDVVIVGAGPSGLSASIRLAQLAQEQGQELTICVVEKGSEVGAHILSGAVIETRALDELLPDWQALGAPLTTPVIKDELYLLQDQQKAVQLPGLLIPKTMHNAHLGDKTNYVVSLGNLCRWLGQQAEALGVEIYPGFAAAEVVFNDDGAVAGVTTGDMGVAADGQPKEGMYTPGMNLLGKYTIFAEGCRGSLGKQLYQRFELDKDADAQHYGIGLKELWDVPADKHQPGLVLHGAGWPLTGAGKDATGGGFFLYHAENQQVVVGLIVDLNYSNPWLNPYDEFQTLKHHPVLAQYLEGGKRVSYGARAIAKGGLNALPKMHFPGGLLSGCNAGTLNAAKIKGTHTAMKTGMLAAEEVFAAIAAGDEGGKDLCGYALRFEASWVYEELYATRNFGPALHKFGTLIGGAFNFVDQNIFNGKLPFTLHDNHLDFAQMKPVTECVKIEYPKPDGVLSFDKLTSVFLSNTFHEEDQPCHLTLKDASVPMASNWPKYAEPAQRYCPAGVYEVIESEGANKLQINGQNCLHCKTCDIKDPAQNINWVTPEGSGGPNYPNM; encoded by the coding sequence ATGACCCAACGTGAATCCATGGCCTACGATGTTGTTATCGTCGGTGCTGGTCCTTCTGGCCTCAGTGCGTCGATACGACTGGCGCAACTGGCTCAGGAACAGGGCCAGGAGTTAACCATTTGTGTGGTAGAAAAAGGCTCCGAAGTGGGTGCTCACATTCTTTCCGGAGCTGTCATCGAGACCCGTGCGCTGGATGAGTTGCTGCCCGACTGGCAAGCACTCGGAGCACCGCTGACGACACCGGTGATCAAAGATGAATTGTACTTGCTGCAGGATCAACAGAAGGCCGTGCAGTTACCGGGGCTGTTGATTCCAAAAACCATGCACAACGCTCATCTGGGCGACAAGACCAACTACGTGGTCAGTCTGGGTAATCTGTGTCGCTGGCTCGGCCAGCAAGCCGAAGCCCTGGGTGTGGAGATTTATCCGGGCTTTGCTGCCGCCGAGGTGGTGTTTAACGACGATGGCGCTGTGGCCGGTGTGACTACCGGTGATATGGGTGTCGCTGCAGATGGGCAGCCGAAAGAGGGAATGTACACGCCGGGTATGAACCTGCTGGGCAAATACACTATTTTTGCCGAAGGCTGCCGTGGCAGTCTGGGTAAACAGCTGTATCAGCGGTTTGAACTGGATAAGGACGCCGATGCCCAGCACTACGGTATCGGCCTGAAAGAATTGTGGGATGTTCCGGCCGACAAGCATCAACCCGGACTGGTGCTGCACGGTGCCGGCTGGCCATTAACCGGTGCTGGCAAAGACGCTACCGGGGGCGGTTTTTTTCTCTATCACGCTGAAAACCAACAAGTGGTGGTTGGTCTGATTGTGGATCTCAACTACAGCAACCCCTGGTTGAACCCTTATGATGAATTTCAGACGCTCAAACACCATCCGGTACTGGCACAGTATCTTGAAGGTGGCAAGCGGGTGTCTTACGGTGCCCGCGCCATTGCCAAAGGCGGTTTGAATGCCTTGCCAAAAATGCACTTTCCTGGCGGTTTGCTGAGTGGTTGCAACGCCGGTACTCTGAATGCTGCCAAAATCAAGGGCACCCATACGGCGATGAAAACCGGCATGCTGGCGGCTGAAGAAGTGTTTGCAGCCATTGCCGCTGGTGACGAAGGTGGCAAGGATCTCTGTGGTTATGCCCTGCGCTTTGAAGCCTCCTGGGTATACGAAGAATTGTACGCGACCCGCAACTTTGGCCCGGCATTACACAAGTTCGGTACTCTGATCGGAGGGGCGTTTAACTTCGTTGACCAGAATATTTTTAATGGCAAATTGCCGTTCACCTTGCATGACAATCATCTTGATTTCGCCCAGATGAAACCGGTGACCGAGTGCGTCAAAATAGAATACCCAAAACCGGATGGCGTGCTCAGCTTTGATAAACTGACCTCGGTGTTTCTGTCGAATACGTTTCATGAGGAAGATCAGCCCTGTCATCTGACCTTGAAAGACGCCAGTGTTCCTATGGCATCGAATTGGCCGAAGTATGCTGAACCGGCACAACGCTATTGCCCGGCAGGGGTGTATGAAGTGATCGAGAGTGAGGGTGCTAACAAGCTGCAGATCAATGGCCAAAATTGCTTGCACTGCAAGACGTGCGACATCAAGGATCCAGCGCAGAACATCAATTGGGTAACACCGGAAGGCAGTGGCGGGCCGAACTACCCAAACATGTAA
- a CDS encoding peptidoglycan-binding protein, which produces MNKKNYLLSALTLAVMAGCASQPSSDTASTAALEDFPEYQRLKDSRDELEQENAKLKAEVKESKTTVSGKVATAQSLESTSTTPTADSVMPPNATPGHCYARLVIPEEYETQMKQVMVSPELSKLEVEPAKYAMAEEQVLVNEEWEELVVVPATYKTVTEQVMVKEASTKLVKLPAEYKTVEEKIVIRPAYSTWKKGNGPIEKIDSATGEIMCLVEVPEESKIITKTILVKPERTEEVVIPAEYKAVSKQVVDVAAHTTTIVHPAIYETVEVEKLVEEPKEIAETIPAVYEDIPQTVKVTDAKMEWREILCETNTTKDVVSELQQALEDKSYSPGPIDGVYGWQTMNAVTRFQKDNDLPSGQLTIQTLRLLGVASWE; this is translated from the coding sequence ATGAACAAAAAAAACTACCTTCTTTCCGCGCTGACACTGGCCGTCATGGCCGGTTGTGCCAGCCAGCCATCCAGCGACACGGCATCCACTGCTGCGCTGGAAGATTTTCCTGAGTACCAGCGTCTGAAAGACTCCCGCGACGAGCTGGAGCAGGAAAATGCGAAGCTCAAGGCCGAAGTAAAAGAAAGCAAAACGACTGTTTCTGGAAAGGTAGCAACAGCCCAATCGCTTGAATCAACATCTACCACTCCAACCGCTGATTCCGTTATGCCTCCGAATGCTACCCCGGGACACTGTTATGCCCGCCTGGTAATTCCGGAAGAATACGAAACCCAGATGAAGCAGGTAATGGTTTCTCCTGAGCTGTCCAAGCTGGAAGTAGAACCGGCCAAGTACGCGATGGCGGAAGAGCAGGTGCTGGTTAACGAAGAATGGGAAGAACTGGTTGTTGTCCCTGCTACCTATAAAACTGTCACCGAACAGGTCATGGTAAAAGAAGCGTCTACCAAGCTGGTTAAACTGCCAGCAGAATATAAAACCGTAGAAGAAAAGATCGTTATTCGTCCAGCCTATTCCACCTGGAAAAAAGGTAACGGACCGATTGAAAAAATTGACTCTGCCACTGGCGAAATCATGTGTCTGGTCGAAGTGCCAGAAGAATCCAAGATCATCACCAAGACCATCCTGGTGAAACCAGAACGTACAGAAGAAGTGGTTATTCCTGCGGAATACAAAGCTGTCTCCAAGCAGGTTGTTGACGTTGCCGCGCACACCACCACAATCGTACACCCGGCTATCTATGAAACAGTAGAAGTTGAAAAGCTGGTAGAAGAGCCGAAGGAAATCGCCGAAACAATTCCTGCGGTTTACGAAGATATTCCTCAAACCGTCAAGGTGACAGATGCCAAGATGGAATGGCGTGAGATTCTTTGTGAAACCAATACCACAAAAGATGTTGTCTCAGAACTGCAGCAAGCTCTGGAAGATAAAAGCTATAGCCCAGGTCCGATTGATGGCGTCTACGGCTGGCAGACCATGAATGCGGTTACCCGCTTCCAAAAAGACAACGATCTGCCTTCCGGCCAGCTCACTATCCAGACGCTGCGTCTGTTGGGCGTTGCCAGCTGGGAATAA
- a CDS encoding AraC family transcriptional regulator — protein MTFERSSISMHYARTIAAAARRHGLDDQKLLADAGLDPTLVVATRGPRMTSEQFAALLLGYWRCANDEFLGQTRTAGKHGTFALMAKQAVNARNLRGVYRHISRFYDLFTEEFQLTLGEEGNEAWFEMTLTHPQLDTDHLFTEFFLLLWHRFPGWLIGRFIPLIRVQVSYPRPAHGREYRLIFPAEVTFDQPRIALVFDRQLLNEPLVQTEDTLRNHLENAPLVWVTRPNFFPHYTRKVTNYLTHCLHTQHTLSQASMETAATELHVTSRTLRRKLTQEKTSFQALKDKVRQDLAIQLLNQPELTISQISQRLGFSDPAAFTRAFKSWLGIPPKEYRKSG, from the coding sequence ATGACGTTTGAACGCAGCTCGATTTCCATGCACTACGCCCGCACCATTGCCGCCGCCGCGCGCCGCCATGGTCTGGACGACCAAAAGTTGTTGGCCGACGCTGGACTCGACCCGACTCTGGTGGTGGCAACACGAGGGCCCCGCATGACATCGGAACAATTCGCTGCCCTGTTGCTGGGTTATTGGCGTTGCGCCAATGATGAATTTCTCGGCCAGACACGCACTGCTGGAAAACACGGCACCTTTGCCTTGATGGCCAAACAGGCCGTCAATGCCCGTAACCTGCGCGGTGTCTACCGCCATATCAGCCGGTTTTACGACCTGTTTACCGAAGAATTCCAGCTCACACTAGGAGAAGAAGGCAACGAAGCCTGGTTTGAAATGACCCTGACACACCCGCAGCTGGATACCGACCACCTGTTTACCGAGTTTTTTCTGCTGTTGTGGCACCGCTTTCCGGGCTGGTTGATCGGCCGGTTTATTCCGTTAATCCGGGTGCAGGTCAGCTACCCACGACCAGCCCACGGCCGCGAATACCGGCTGATATTTCCAGCAGAGGTCACTTTCGACCAACCCCGCATTGCCCTGGTCTTCGACCGCCAATTACTCAACGAACCGCTGGTACAAACCGAAGATACCCTGCGTAACCACCTCGAAAACGCTCCACTGGTATGGGTAACACGCCCCAATTTCTTCCCCCATTACACCCGCAAGGTTACCAACTATCTGACCCATTGCCTGCACACACAACACACCCTGAGTCAGGCCAGCATGGAAACCGCTGCGACAGAATTACACGTCACCAGCCGCACACTGCGACGCAAGCTCACTCAGGAAAAAACGTCCTTCCAGGCCCTCAAGGACAAGGTCAGACAAGACCTCGCTATCCAGCTGCTGAACCAGCCAGAACTCACCATCAGCCAGATATCCCAGCGACTGGGATTCTCCGACCCGGCAGCCTTTACACGGGCGTTCAAAAGCTGGCTGGGCATACCACCGAAGGAATATAGAAAAAGCGGATAA
- a CDS encoding acyl-CoA dehydrogenase: MSDYQHPYRDAEFVLEQLVGFDALCEAAGLEGINMELANTVVEEAGKLGSGVLAPLNQDGDEKGATINAQGVQQTPGFKEAYQQMTEGGWLSLNAPEEFGGQGLPKVLSTAVNEIWHSANMAFALCPLLSQGAIEALAHHGSDELKNTYLPKLISGEWTGTMNLTEPDAGSDLAAVKSKAVPDGDAYRISGTKIFITWGDHQMTENIIHLVLARLPDAPAGVKGISLFIVPKFLLDDNGETTTERNTASALSLEHKLGIHGSPTCVMEFESSLGYLVGEPHQGLKYMFTMMNDARQGVGVQGLSVSERAYQLARQYAKDRIQGTLRDGSRIAIIEHPDVRRMLMTIKSTTEAMRALAFMASAELDRARLVGGDDAAAHMARAELYTPIVKGWCTELSVELTSLAVQIHGGMGFIEETGAAQHYRDARILPIYEGTTAIQALDLIGRKTLSNGGAVLDGLLAEMDATAASARSATVLPEAALAQFDTALVTARQSRDFILANARSDAHLLGSAAVNFMMQMGYVTGGWLMVQSAEKAKALLDAGQGDPEFLQTKLVTARFFCEHMMPRHQAHATALLAGSESIMGLTNEQF, translated from the coding sequence ATGAGTGATTATCAGCACCCTTATCGCGACGCGGAATTTGTACTGGAGCAGTTGGTTGGGTTTGATGCCCTGTGTGAAGCCGCTGGCCTGGAAGGCATTAACATGGAGTTGGCCAATACCGTTGTCGAAGAGGCTGGCAAGCTGGGGAGTGGCGTGTTAGCACCTCTGAACCAGGACGGTGATGAAAAAGGGGCCACCATCAACGCGCAGGGTGTGCAGCAAACACCGGGCTTCAAGGAAGCCTACCAGCAAATGACGGAAGGAGGCTGGTTGTCACTGAATGCGCCGGAAGAGTTTGGTGGTCAGGGACTGCCCAAGGTACTGAGTACTGCGGTGAATGAAATCTGGCATTCGGCCAACATGGCCTTTGCACTGTGCCCATTGCTGAGTCAGGGTGCAATTGAAGCACTGGCGCACCATGGCAGTGATGAGCTGAAAAACACCTACTTGCCGAAACTGATCTCTGGTGAGTGGACCGGCACCATGAACCTGACCGAACCGGACGCCGGTTCAGATCTGGCGGCGGTAAAATCCAAAGCCGTACCGGATGGCGACGCCTATCGCATCAGTGGCACCAAGATCTTTATCACCTGGGGTGATCACCAGATGACCGAGAATATCATTCACCTGGTGCTGGCGCGTTTGCCGGATGCGCCTGCCGGTGTCAAAGGTATCTCGCTGTTTATCGTGCCCAAATTCCTGCTCGACGACAACGGAGAAACCACCACCGAACGGAATACCGCCAGTGCGCTGTCGCTGGAGCACAAACTGGGTATCCACGGCAGCCCGACTTGTGTGATGGAATTTGAAAGTTCTCTGGGTTATCTGGTTGGTGAACCGCACCAGGGCCTGAAATATATGTTCACCATGATGAACGATGCCCGTCAGGGTGTCGGCGTACAGGGCTTGTCGGTATCCGAGCGCGCTTATCAACTGGCGCGTCAGTATGCCAAAGATCGTATTCAGGGCACTCTGCGTGATGGCAGCCGTATCGCCATTATTGAACACCCGGACGTGCGTCGCATGCTGATGACCATCAAGAGCACCACCGAGGCGATGCGTGCACTGGCGTTTATGGCTTCGGCCGAGCTGGATCGTGCCCGTCTGGTCGGTGGCGACGATGCCGCTGCACATATGGCCCGTGCCGAACTGTATACCCCGATCGTTAAAGGCTGGTGCACTGAATTGTCAGTCGAGCTGACGTCATTGGCGGTACAGATCCACGGCGGGATGGGGTTTATCGAAGAAACCGGTGCCGCCCAGCACTACCGCGATGCCCGGATTCTGCCAATTTACGAAGGCACAACCGCCATTCAGGCGCTTGACCTGATCGGCCGTAAAACCTTGTCGAATGGTGGCGCAGTACTGGATGGTTTGCTGGCAGAAATGGATGCCACGGCAGCTTCTGCCCGTAGCGCAACGGTTTTACCTGAGGCGGCACTGGCGCAGTTTGATACAGCGCTGGTGACGGCGAGGCAGAGTCGCGATTTTATTCTGGCGAATGCCCGTTCGGATGCTCATTTACTGGGTAGCGCTGCCGTCAACTTCATGATGCAAATGGGGTATGTCACAGGTGGCTGGCTGATGGTTCAAAGTGCCGAAAAAGCCAAAGCCTTGCTGGATGCTGGTCAGGGCGATCCTGAGTTTCTGCAGACCAAATTGGTAACTGCACGCTTCTTCTGTGAGCACATGATGCCTCGTCATCAGGCCCATGCAACGGCCTTGTTGGCTGGTAGCGAGAGCATCATGGGGTTGACTAACGAGCAGTTCTAG
- the fadB gene encoding fatty acid oxidation complex subunit alpha FadB, with protein MYAGQSVTLKMADSGIAELILDANGASVNVLNAHLQDELGQALAALGTRADVRGLLIYSAKPAFVLGADITEFTELFGMQAADISRWAGKVHGLFNTIEKLPYPTVAAVNGMALGGGLELSLAADFRVADKAAKLGFPEVTLGICPGWGGTVRLSRLVGAEAALGWMLSGKPVKAAQALTQGALDAAVEADQLLDTARTLLKEAMAGERDYLANRLRKQAALDNNAATAAAMESLKQTLGKGLDVRYPAAPAILATVTSAMTEDFHKALAMEAKTFGELASGVEAKNLVGLFLNDQYLKRETKRWAKQAHPVAKAAVLGAGIMGGGIGYQAALNGTPMLMKDINQEALDLGMSHAGSILDRSISKGRMTEAGKEKVLSGIHPTLTYEGFTEVDYVVEAVVERFDVKRSVLAEVEHKVPDSAIVATNTSTISIDLLAEHLQRPDKFCGMHFFNPVHAMQLVEVIRGSQTSDETVATTVAFAAAMGKTPIVVNDCPGFLVNRVLFPYFNGFNRLVMDGVDFERIDQVMEQFGWPMGPAYLADVIGLDTMVHADKVLEDGFPERMGHDDRPIIESLLEQGALGQKNGVGFYEYGTDEHGKRYKRRSEKVAAILEQRVSRNTEITDAEIVERMMIPMCLETARCLEEHIVASATEADMGLILGLGFPRFRGGALRYIDNLGANLFAAQADAHAECGPLYCLTDDMRAMAESGKTFY; from the coding sequence ATGTACGCTGGACAATCGGTTACGCTGAAAATGGCCGACTCGGGAATCGCCGAGTTGATTCTGGATGCCAATGGGGCTTCCGTTAATGTATTGAATGCTCATCTGCAGGATGAGCTGGGACAGGCTCTGGCGGCGCTGGGCACTCGCGCTGATGTGCGTGGGTTGTTGATTTACAGCGCCAAACCAGCTTTTGTGCTGGGTGCGGATATTACCGAGTTTACCGAACTGTTCGGAATGCAGGCCGCCGATATTTCCCGTTGGGCTGGCAAGGTGCATGGCTTGTTCAACACCATTGAAAAATTGCCTTACCCCACCGTTGCCGCTGTGAATGGTATGGCGCTGGGAGGTGGTCTGGAGTTGTCGCTGGCGGCCGATTTTCGTGTCGCCGACAAGGCTGCCAAACTCGGATTCCCAGAGGTCACATTAGGTATTTGCCCTGGCTGGGGCGGCACCGTGCGTTTGAGCCGCCTGGTTGGTGCCGAAGCGGCATTGGGCTGGATGTTGTCAGGCAAACCGGTGAAGGCCGCCCAGGCATTGACGCAAGGGGCGCTGGATGCGGCGGTTGAAGCCGATCAGCTGCTCGACACGGCACGCACGTTATTAAAAGAAGCCATGGCAGGTGAGCGTGACTACCTTGCTAACCGTCTCCGCAAGCAGGCCGCACTCGACAATAACGCGGCCACTGCGGCGGCGATGGAAAGCCTGAAGCAAACGTTGGGCAAGGGCCTGGACGTCCGTTATCCGGCGGCTCCGGCGATTCTGGCCACCGTCACCAGCGCCATGACCGAAGATTTTCACAAGGCGCTGGCAATGGAAGCCAAAACCTTTGGTGAGCTGGCCAGTGGTGTTGAAGCAAAAAACCTCGTTGGCCTGTTCCTGAATGACCAATACCTCAAGCGCGAAACCAAGCGCTGGGCCAAACAGGCACATCCGGTTGCCAAGGCCGCTGTTCTCGGTGCCGGTATCATGGGCGGCGGTATCGGTTATCAGGCGGCGCTGAACGGCACTCCGATGCTGATGAAAGACATTAACCAGGAAGCGCTGGATCTGGGCATGAGCCATGCTGGCAGTATTCTGGATCGCAGTATCAGCAAAGGACGCATGACCGAAGCCGGCAAAGAAAAAGTCCTCTCCGGTATTCACCCGACTTTGACGTATGAAGGCTTTACCGAAGTTGATTACGTGGTCGAGGCGGTGGTTGAGCGGTTTGATGTCAAACGTTCAGTGCTGGCCGAGGTCGAACACAAGGTGCCCGACAGTGCCATTGTGGCAACCAACACCTCGACTATTTCTATCGATTTGCTGGCTGAGCATTTGCAGCGCCCGGACAAATTCTGCGGCATGCACTTCTTTAATCCGGTACATGCGATGCAGCTGGTGGAGGTTATTCGTGGCAGCCAGACCAGCGACGAAACTGTGGCAACCACGGTGGCCTTTGCGGCGGCGATGGGTAAAACCCCGATTGTGGTGAATGACTGCCCGGGCTTTCTGGTTAACCGTGTGCTGTTCCCGTACTTCAACGGCTTTAACCGTCTGGTGATGGACGGGGTGGATTTTGAGCGCATTGACCAGGTGATGGAACAGTTCGGCTGGCCCATGGGGCCGGCGTATCTGGCCGATGTGATTGGCCTCGATACCATGGTTCACGCCGACAAGGTGCTGGAGGATGGCTTCCCTGAACGTATGGGTCATGACGATCGCCCAATCATCGAAAGTCTGCTGGAACAAGGTGCTCTGGGTCAGAAAAACGGCGTCGGCTTTTACGAATACGGCACTGATGAACACGGCAAGCGCTACAAACGTCGCTCTGAAAAAGTGGCCGCCATTCTGGAACAACGGGTGAGCCGCAATACTGAAATCACCGACGCCGAGATCGTTGAGCGGATGATGATTCCCATGTGTCTGGAAACCGCACGCTGCCTGGAAGAACACATCGTGGCCTCTGCCACTGAAGCCGATATGGGCCTGATTCTGGGTCTGGGCTTCCCGCGTTTCCGGGGCGGCGCGTTGCGTTATATCGACAATCTGGGCGCTAACCTGTTTGCCGCCCAGGCCGATGCCCATGCGGAATGTGGCCCACTGTATTGTCTGACCGATGACATGAGAGCCATGGCTGAAAGCGGCAAGACCTTTTACTGA